A genomic window from Glycine max cultivar Williams 82 chromosome 17, Glycine_max_v4.0, whole genome shotgun sequence includes:
- the LOC100790690 gene encoding probable folate-biopterin transporter 2: MGIIRNEGNPFVIVKGCFKGVIMQEEENQEDPCGESMEENEPKNGVWDCFCIPINWFRMLSREMHWSFVFGVVVVYGISQGLGGALAEVGTKYYMKDVQKVQPSEAQVYKGITSIPWIVKPLWGLLTDVLPFFGYRRRPYFIFAGILGVIAMLLLSLHENLHLMLALLALTAGSAAVAIADVTIDACVAQNSISQPSLAADMQSLCAFSSSVGSLFGYFISGIFVHLLGPMGVFGLMTIPAGLIISVGFLLYEPRMHNTSYTQVKQNFIDAGKAMWTTLRSEDVWGPCLYMYFSLALSLDIREGMFYWYTDSKGGPSFSQESVGFIFSISSGGALLGAILYQYALKDYAFRNLLFWTQLIYGLSGMLDLILVFRLNLKFGIPDYFFVVIVESIAQMTNRLKWMPMLVLSSKLCPSGIEGTFFALLMSIDNVGLLSASWGGGFVLHILRITRTKFDNIWLAILIRNILRIAPLWLLFLVPRADPSSSILPSKNMNSKVAIDTSDIKNVELVSLVHSLEVNS, encoded by the exons ATGGGAATAATCAGAAATGAAGGTAACCCATTTGTTATTGTAAAAG GGTGTTTCAAAGGTGTGATAATGCAAGAGGAGGAAAATCAGGAAGATCCATGTGGCGAATCTATGGAGGAAAATGAACCCAAAAATGGGGTTTGGGACTGTTTCTGCATCCCAATTAATTGGTTTAGGATGCTTTCTAGGGAAATGCATTGGAGCTTTGTATTTGGAGTTGTGGTTGTTTATGGAATAAGCCAAGGACTTGGTGGAGCTCTTGCAGAAGTTGGCACTAAGTATTACATGAAAGATGTTCAGAAGGTGCAGCCATCTGAGGCACAGGTTTACAAAGGAATCACTTCCATTCCTTGGATTGTGAAGCCTCTTTGGGGTCTTCTCACTGATGTTCTCCCATTTTTCGGGTATCGCAGGAGACCTTACTTCATTTTTGCTG GTATCTTAGGAGTGATTGCCATGCTTCTGTTATCTTTGCATGAAAACCTGCATCTTATGTTGGCCCTTTTGGCATTAACAGCTGGGAGTGCTGCGGTGGCAATAGCAGATGTGACCATTGATGCCTGTGTGGCACAGAACAGTATCTCTCAACCCTCACTTGCTGCTGACATGCAAAGTTTATGTGCTTTCAGTTCTTCTGTTGGATCACTATTTGGTTACTTCATTAGTGGTATCTTTGTTCACCTTCTAGGCCCTATG ggggtgtttggtttgatgACTATCCCAGCTGGACTTATAATTTCGGTTGGTTTTCTGCTTTATGAGCCTCGTATGCACAACACATCTTACACACAG gtgaaacaaaattttattgatgcTGGCAAGGCTATGTGGACTACATTGAGGAGTGAAGATGTATGGGGGCCTTGTTTATACATGTATTTTTCCCTTGCATTGAGTTTGGATATCCGTGAAGGAATGTTTTATTGGTATACAGACTCAAAGGGTGGACCATCTTTCTCTCAG GAGAGTGttggttttatattttcaattagttCAGGGGGGGCACTTTTAGGTGCAATACTATACCAGTATGCTCTAAAGGATTATGCATTCAGGAACTTACTCTTCTGGACTCAGTTGATTTATGGCTTGTCAGGGATGCTTGATCTGATTCTGGTCTTTAGATTGAACCTTAAGTTTGGCATACCAGATTATTTCTTTGTTGTGATTGTTGAAAGCATAGCTCAAATGACTAATAGGCTCAAGTGGATGCCTATGCTTGTGCTTAGCTCAAAGCTTTGTCCCTCAGGTATTGAAGGCACCTTTTTTGCACTCCTAATGTCAATTGATAATGTTGGACTTCTCTCAGCATCATGGGGTGGAGGCTTTGTTCTCCACATTCTGAGGATCACCAGAACAAAGTTTGATAACATTTGGTTGGCGATTTTGATCCGCAACATTTTAAGGATTGCTCCACTTTGGCTGCTGTTTTTGGTGCCTAGAGCTGACCCCAGCTCTTCAATTCTTCCAAGTAAAAACATGAATTCAAAGGTGGCTATTGACACTTCAGACATCAAAAATGTTGAATTGGTGTCCCTTGTACACAGTCTTGAGGTAAATAGTTGA
- the LOC100791220 gene encoding L-type lectin-domain containing receptor kinase IX.1, giving the protein MLGTPHTLILLLFLFLITTFSHSLVFNITNFDDPAAATAISYEGDGRTTNGSIDLNKVSYLFRVGRAIYSKPLHLWDRSSDLAIDFVTRFTFSIEKLNLTEVAYGDGFAFYLAPLGYRIPPNSGGGTFGLFNATTNSNLPENHVVAVEFDTFIGSTDPPTKHVGVDDNSLTSAAFGNFDIDDNLGKKCYTLITYAASTQTLFVSWSFKAKPASTNHNDNSSSFSYQIDLKKILPEWVNIGFSASTGLSTERNTIYSWEFSSSLNGSPADFENVKLKHQSSKLALILAVLCPLVLLFVLASLVAVFLIRKKRRSHDDCMLYEVGDDELGPTSVKFDLDKGTIPRRFEYKELVDATNGFSDDRRLGQGASGQVYKGVLSYLGRVVAVKRIFADFENSERVFTNEVRIISRLIHKNLVQFIGWCHEEGEFLLVFEYMPNGSLDSHLFGNKRVLEWHLRYKIVLGVVNALHYLHEDAEQCVLHRDIKSANVLLDTEFNTKVGDFGMAKLVDPRLRTQRTGVVGTYGYLAPEYVNVGRASRESDIYSFGVVSLEMASGRRTYQDGEFHVSLMNWVWQLYVEGEIMRAADEKLNNEFEVDQMRSLLVVGLWCTNPNDKERPKAAQVIKVLNLEAPLPVLPLDMYERAPPMEIIRMPHHPSGKNHSGMSTPITSSLVSVGR; this is encoded by the exons ATGTTAGGCACTCCTCACACCCTCATActccttctcttcctcttcctcatcaCCACCTTCTCCCACTCCCTTGTCTTCAACATAACCAACTTCGACGACCCTGCCGCCGCCACCGCCATATCCTACGAGGGCGACGGAAGAACCACCAACGGCTCCATCGACCTCAACAAAGTCAGCTACCTCTTCCGCGTCGGAAGGGCCATCTACTCCAAACCCCTCCACCTGTGGGACCGGTCCTCCGACCTTGCCATCGACTTCGTCACGCGTTTCACCTTCTCTATTGAGAAGTTGAACTTAACCGAAGTCGCCTATGGAGACGGCTTCGCGTTTTACTTGGCTCCGTTGGGGTACCGGATTCCGCCGAACTCCGGCGGCGGAACCTTTGGGCTTTTCAACGCTACCACCAACAGCAACCTCCCCGAGAATCATGTTGTCGCGGTGGAGTTCGACACTTTCATCGGCTCCACCGACCCGCCGACGAAGCACGTCGGCGTGGACGACAACTCCCTTACCTCGGCTGCGTTCGGAAACTTCGACATCGACGACAACCTCGGAAAGAAGTGCTACACCTTGATCACTTACGCCGCCTCCACTCAAACACTCTTCGTTTCTTGGTCCTTCAAAGCAAAACCAGCATCCACTAACCACAACGacaattcttcttctttttcttaccAAATTGACCTCAAGAAAATTCTCCCGGAGTGGGTCAACATTGGTTTCTCAGCCTCCACGGGACTTTCCACCGAAAGAAACACTATTTATTCATGGGAGTTCAGTTCATCTTTGAATGGTTCCCCTGCGGATTTCGAGAATGTGAAACTAAAGCACCAAAGCTCAAAGCTTGCTTTGATTCTTGCCGTTCTTTGTCCACTGGTTCTGCTCTTTGTCTTGGCTAGTCTGGTTGCTGTTTTCTTGATAAGGAAAAAACGAAGAAGCCATGATGATTGCATGTTATATGAAGTTGGTGATGACGAGCTAGGACCCACATCGGTTAAGTTTGATTTGGACAAAGGAACCATTCCAAGAAGATTCGAGTACAAAGAACTCGTGGACGCCACGAACGGGTTTTCAGACGATAGAAGGCTTGGACAAGGAGCTTCAGGGCAAGTCTACAAGGGTGTCTTGAGCTACCTAGGAAGAGTTGTTGCCGTGAAGAGAATCTTCGCGGACTTCGAGAATTCCGAGAGAGTTTTCACCAACGAGGTCAGAATAATAAGCCGTTTGATTCACAAGAACTTGGTCCAATTCATAGGGTGGTGTCACGAAGAAGGCGAGTTCTTATTAGTCTTCGAGTACATGCCAAACGGGAGCCTCGATTCTCATTTGTTCGGGAACAAGAGAGTACTAGAGTGGCATCTAag GTACAAAATTGTGTTGGGCGTGGTGAACGCGCTTCATTATCTTCACGAAGACGCAGAGCAATGCGTGCTTCATAGGGATATAAAATCCGCGAACGTGTTGCTGGACACGGAGTTCAACACAAAGGTGGGGGATTTCGGCATGGCGAAGTTGGTGGATCCGAGGCTGAGGACTCAGAGGACGGGAGTGGTGGGAACCTATGGTTATTTAGCGCCTGAGTATGTTAACGTGGGGAGGGCGAGTAGGGAATCGGATATCTACAGTTTTGGAGTGGTATCGCTGGAGATGGCGAGTGGGAGGAGGACTTACCAGGATGGAGAGTTTCATGTTTCTTTGATGAATTGGGTGTGGCAACTTTATGTTGAAGGGGAGATTATGAGGGCTGCTGATGAGAAACTGAACAATGAGTTTGAGGTGGATCAAATGAGGAGTTTGCTTGTGGTGGGGCTTTGGTGCACCAATCCGAATGATAAAGAGAGACCTAAGGCTGCACAAGTTATTAAGGTTTTGAACCTTGAGGCTCCTTTGCCTGTTCTTCCACTTGACATGTATGAACGTGCTCCTCCTATGGAGATCATTAGGATGCCACATCATCCCAGTGGTAAGAATCATTCTGGGATGTCCACACCCATTACTTCTAGTCTTGTGAGTGTTGGTCGATGA